The genomic stretch TGGCGCGGTCCGCTCGACGGCGACACCGTACGGCTCGACATCCCCGCCGTACGCGGCATCCTGCCGCGCGGCGGCACCATCCTCGGCTCCTCGCGCACCAACCCCCTCAAGCAGGAGGACGGTATCCGGCGGATCAAGGAGAACCTGGCCAAGCAGGAGGTCGACGCGCTCATCACGATCGGCGGCGAGGACACCCTCGGGGTGGCCGCGCGACTGTCGGACGAGTACGGCGTGCCCTGCGTCGGCGTCCCCAAGACCATCGACAACGACCTGTCCGCCACCGACTACACCTTCGGCTTCGACACGGCCGTCGGCATCGCCACCGAGGCCATCGACCGGCTGCACACCACCGCCGAGTCCCATATGCGGGTTCTCGTCGTGGAGGTGATGGGCCGTCACGCAGGCTGGATCGCCATCCACTCCGGCCTCGCGGGCGGCGCCAACGTCATCCTCATCCCCGAGCAGCGCTTCGACGTCGAGAAGGTCTGCGGGTGGGTCACCTCCCGCTTCAAGGCGTCGTACGCGCCCATCGTGGTCGTCGCCGAGGGCGCCATGCCCCAGGACGGCGACATGGTCCTCAAGGACGAGTCGCTGGACTCCTTCGGGCATGTGCGCCTGTCGGGCGTCGGCGAGTGGCTGGCCAAGGAGATCGAGAAGCGCACCGGCAAGGAGGCCCGGACGACGGTTCTCGGCCATGTCCAGCGCGGCGGCACGCCCAGCGCCTTCGACCGCTGGCTCGCCACCCGCTTCGGCCTGCACGCCATCGAGGCGGTCCGCGACGGCGACTTCGGCAAGATGGTCGCCCTGCGCGGCACGGACATCGTCCGCGTCCCGATCGCGGAGGCCACGGCCAGGCTGAAGACGGTGGATCCGGCGCTCTACGAGGAGGTCGGGGTCTTCTTCGGCTGACCCGGCGGCGCTCGGCCATGGGCCGTATATTCGGCCCATGGCCGAGCTGACGGGAGCAGCCTTGGAGATCCTTGCCTTCGGTGTCCAGGCCGACGAGAAGCCCCTGATCGAGCGGGCCTTCGCCGGACACCACGAGATCCGCTGCCTGGACGTGTTCCTCAACCAGGACACCGCCCCCATCGCGGCCGGCTACGAGGTCATCTGCACCAGCGTCAACTGCGACCTCGACAACCGCGTCCTCCAGACCCTCGCGGCCGGCGGCACCCAGATGGTCGCCCAGCGCTCCACCGGCTTCAACAACATCGACCTCAAGGTCGCCGAGCGCCTCGCCATGACCGTCGCCCGGGTGTCGTACTACTCGCCGTACTCCGTCGCCGAGTTCGCCTGGACCCTCGCCATGGCGGTCAACCGCCGTGTCGTGCGCGCCTCCATCCGCACCCGGGACTTCGACTTCCGGCTCGACGGGCTGATGGGCCGCGACCTGCACGGCCGCACCGCGGGCGTCCTCGGCACCGGGAAGATCGGCGAGGCGTTCGCCCGAATCGCCCACGGCTTCGGCATGAAGCTGCTCGGCTGGGACATCGCCGAGAATCCGGCCTGCCTCGAACTCGGCATGAGCTACGTACCCAAGGAGCAGCTCCTCGCCGAGTCCGACCTGGTCAGCCTGCATGTCCCGCTCATGCCCGCCACCCAGCGCCTGATCGATGCCGACGCCCTGAAGACGATGCGGGACGACGCGATCCTGGTGAACTCCAGCCGCGGCGGCCTGATCGACACCGCGGCCCTCGTCACCGAACTGCGCGCCGGCCGCTTCACGGGCGTCGGCCTCGACGTGTACGAGGCGGAGGCGGGCCTGTTCTTCCTCGACAAGTCCCTGGAGGCGATCGCGGACGACACCCTGGCCCGCCTGGTCACCTTCCCGAACGTCCTGGTCACCTCTCACCAGGCGTACTACACCGAGGACGCCGTCGGCCAGATCGTCGACGCCACGGTGCGCAACGTCCTGGACTACAAGGCGGGCCGCCGCTCGGAGAACGTGCTGGTGCCCCGGAGCTGACCCACCAGCTCCCGGACGATCGCGGCGCCGTCGAGCGTCAGCACCGACTCGGGGTGGAACTGCACGCCCGCGAAGCCGGGCCCCTTCAGCGCGTGCACCTCGTACGCCGTACTGCGGCTGACCTGCACGCCGTGCGCGGCCAGCTCCCCGGCCGTGTCGTCGTCGCAGCGGGCCACGAAGCTGTTGTAGAAGCCGACGGTCTCCGGGCGCCCGAACAGGTCGACCTCCGTCTGGGCGCCCTGGTACGGCACCTCCTTGCGGGCGATCTCCAGGCCCAGCTCGGCGGCGATCAGCTCGTGCCCGAGGCAGACGCCGAGCACGCCGTGCCGATGGCCCCGGATCACCTCGGCGGTCAGAGCCCGCAGGAACCGCATCTTGGGGTCGGCGGTGTCGGACGGGTCACCGGGGCCGGGGCCGAGCACGACCGGACCCTCGTGCGCGAGGACGGCCTCCCGCAGCCCCGGCTCGTCGTAGCGCCGGACGGAGACGTCCAGGCCGCTGGAGCGCAGCACATGGGCGAGCATCGCGGTGAAGGTGTCCTCGCCGTCGACGACCAGGGCGTGCCCGGTGAGATCGGCGGACCGCTCCTGCATCCGCAGCCAGAAGGGGGCGAGGGACGCGCGGCGCCCGTCGAGGGCGGCACGCACGCGTGGGTCGTCGGCGAGACGTACGCGCGCGTGCTCCTCACGCGGCCGTGACGGACGTACACCCAAAGCCGCGAGCACCCCCGCCGCCTTGGCGTGGGTCTCCGCGACCTCGCTCGCCGGGTCCGAGCCACGCACGAGGGTCGCGCCGACCGGGACGCGCAGGTGTCCCTCGGAGGAGATGTCCGCGGTGCGGATGAGGATGGGGGAGTCCAGGGTCTGGGCCCCACCGGAGTCCCGGCCGAGCAGCGCCAGCGCCCCCGCGTAGTACGCGCGCCCACCGACCTCGTGCCGCTCGATGACCTGGCAGGCGTTCTGCACGGGCGAGCCCGTGACAGTGGCCGCGAACAGGGTCTCCTTCAGCACCTCGCGCGCGTCCAGGGACGACTTGCCGCGCAGTTCGTACTCGGTGTGCGCGAGATGGGCCATCTCCTTCAGCCGGGGCCCGACCACCACCCCGCCCATGTCGCCGACCGTGCACATCATCTTGAGCTCCTCGTCGACGACCATCGACAGCTCCTCGATCTCCTTGCCGTCGGCGAGGAAGTCCAGCAGATGCTCGGGCGTCGGCCCCTCGGCGGGATAGCGGTACGTCCCGCTGATCGGGTTCATGACGACCGTGCCGCCGGACATCCGCACGTGCACCTCGGGGCTGGCCCCGACCAGCGTCCGCTCCCCGGTGTGCACGACGAACGTCCAGTACGCGCCCCGCTCACCCTCCAGCAGCCGCCGGAAGAGACTCAGGGCATCGGCGCGTCCGAACCCCGGGATCTCCCCCTCGTACGTCCGCCGGATCACGAAGTTCGCGCCCTCGCCGCGTCCGATCTCCTCGTCCAGCACGCGTCCCACGATCTGCGCGTACTCCTCGTCCGCGACGTCGAAGCCGCCGTTCTCGACGCGCACGTCATGGGCGGGGAGCTGGGCCAGGGCCTCGGCGAGCGGGATCGCGTACGTCTCCTCGGGGGTGAGCACCGTCAGTGGCGTCCCGTCGTCGCGGACGTCGAAGCCGCGCTCGCGGATCTGGCGGAAGGGGACGAGGGCGAGGCCCTCGTCGGGGAGGTCGGCGAGGCGGTCGTGGTCGGTGACCGGGCCGATGAGGACCTCGACCAGGTCGTGGTCGTGACCCGGAGTGCGGCGGCGCAACAGGGCGAACGGACGGGGATCGTCCAGCAAGCCGAGCAGGTTCATGATCCGTGGCTCCTTCTCAGGGGGATCGAGGTGAGAGGAGCGGGCCGCCGGAAAACACCG from Streptomyces davaonensis JCM 4913 encodes the following:
- a CDS encoding 6-phosphofructokinase, with the translated sequence MRVGVLTGGGDCPGLNAVIRAIVRKGVQEYGYDFTGFRDGWRGPLDGDTVRLDIPAVRGILPRGGTILGSSRTNPLKQEDGIRRIKENLAKQEVDALITIGGEDTLGVAARLSDEYGVPCVGVPKTIDNDLSATDYTFGFDTAVGIATEAIDRLHTTAESHMRVLVVEVMGRHAGWIAIHSGLAGGANVILIPEQRFDVEKVCGWVTSRFKASYAPIVVVAEGAMPQDGDMVLKDESLDSFGHVRLSGVGEWLAKEIEKRTGKEARTTVLGHVQRGGTPSAFDRWLATRFGLHAIEAVRDGDFGKMVALRGTDIVRVPIAEATARLKTVDPALYEEVGVFFG
- a CDS encoding 2-hydroxyacid dehydrogenase, which codes for MEILAFGVQADEKPLIERAFAGHHEIRCLDVFLNQDTAPIAAGYEVICTSVNCDLDNRVLQTLAAGGTQMVAQRSTGFNNIDLKVAERLAMTVARVSYYSPYSVAEFAWTLAMAVNRRVVRASIRTRDFDFRLDGLMGRDLHGRTAGVLGTGKIGEAFARIAHGFGMKLLGWDIAENPACLELGMSYVPKEQLLAESDLVSLHVPLMPATQRLIDADALKTMRDDAILVNSSRGGLIDTAALVTELRAGRFTGVGLDVYEAEAGLFFLDKSLEAIADDTLARLVTFPNVLVTSHQAYYTEDAVGQIVDATVRNVLDYKAGRRSENVLVPRS
- a CDS encoding phenazine-specific anthranilate synthase component I, which translates into the protein MNLLGLLDDPRPFALLRRRTPGHDHDLVEVLIGPVTDHDRLADLPDEGLALVPFRQIRERGFDVRDDGTPLTVLTPEETYAIPLAEALAQLPAHDVRVENGGFDVADEEYAQIVGRVLDEEIGRGEGANFVIRRTYEGEIPGFGRADALSLFRRLLEGERGAYWTFVVHTGERTLVGASPEVHVRMSGGTVVMNPISGTYRYPAEGPTPEHLLDFLADGKEIEELSMVVDEELKMMCTVGDMGGVVVGPRLKEMAHLAHTEYELRGKSSLDAREVLKETLFAATVTGSPVQNACQVIERHEVGGRAYYAGALALLGRDSGGAQTLDSPILIRTADISSEGHLRVPVGATLVRGSDPASEVAETHAKAAGVLAALGVRPSRPREEHARVRLADDPRVRAALDGRRASLAPFWLRMQERSADLTGHALVVDGEDTFTAMLAHVLRSSGLDVSVRRYDEPGLREAVLAHEGPVVLGPGPGDPSDTADPKMRFLRALTAEVIRGHRHGVLGVCLGHELIAAELGLEIARKEVPYQGAQTEVDLFGRPETVGFYNSFVARCDDDTAGELAAHGVQVSRSTAYEVHALKGPGFAGVQFHPESVLTLDGAAIVRELVGQLRGTSTFSERRPAL